From Caldicellulosiruptor hydrothermalis 108, a single genomic window includes:
- the yqeK gene encoding bis(5'-nucleosyl)-tetraphosphatase (symmetrical) YqeK: MKIEQIKDKLKELLDEKRYVHSIGTMECAVKLAERFGEDVQKAMIAGLVHDVAKCLDKQQLLNCALKSGIVIDNIMRSQIELLHGPAGSYLARKLFGIEDVDILNAIAYHTTGRENMSKLEKIIYVADLIEPSRQFEQVEKLREKSFEDLEKAVVMAMDNTLKYVIDRGGLIHPNTIYARNWLILRESGEVR; encoded by the coding sequence GTGAAAATTGAACAGATTAAAGATAAATTAAAAGAACTTTTGGATGAGAAAAGGTACGTGCATTCGATTGGAACAATGGAGTGTGCAGTAAAGCTTGCTGAAAGGTTTGGCGAAGATGTACAAAAAGCAATGATTGCAGGTCTTGTTCATGATGTTGCAAAGTGCCTTGATAAGCAGCAGTTGTTGAATTGTGCCTTGAAATCTGGTATAGTTATAGATAACATTATGCGAAGTCAAATAGAGCTTTTACACGGTCCTGCTGGAAGTTATTTGGCAAGAAAGCTCTTTGGAATAGAAGATGTTGACATCTTAAATGCTATTGCATATCATACAACTGGAAGAGAAAATATGTCAAAGTTAGAAAAGATAATATATGTAGCAGATTTGATTGAGCCTTCAAGACAATTTGAACAGGTAGAAAAACTGAGGGAAAAATCGTTTGAAGATTTAGAAAAAGCAGTTGTGATGGCTATGGATAATACTTTAAAGTATGTAATTGACCGTGGTGGATTAATACATCCCAATACTATTTATGCAAGAAATTGGCTTATATTACGAGAAAGCGGGGAAGTAAGGTGA
- the nadD gene encoding nicotinate (nicotinamide) nucleotide adenylyltransferase: MKVALFGGTFNPIHIGHLIMAQYVLNFSQVQKVIFVPNGHPPHKIEDVADASDRFEMVKLSIEDNPYFDISDFEIKKSGPSWTIDTLEYFSSIYERVYFIIGSDNLSEIVKWYKAEEILRRYPLIVLPRERDLCAIKKEIEKLSSKYAQEITLIQMPIVDISSTEIRKLIRQNKSIRYMVHPKVEEYIKRKGLYKR; the protein is encoded by the coding sequence ATGAAGGTAGCTTTGTTTGGTGGTACTTTTAATCCCATTCACATTGGACATCTAATTATGGCTCAGTATGTTTTGAATTTTTCGCAAGTGCAAAAGGTTATATTTGTCCCCAATGGACATCCTCCGCACAAGATTGAAGATGTAGCAGATGCGAGCGACAGGTTTGAAATGGTTAAGCTTTCAATAGAAGATAATCCATATTTTGATATAAGCGACTTTGAAATCAAAAAAAGTGGACCAAGCTGGACGATAGATACGCTTGAGTATTTTTCATCTATTTATGAAAGAGTATATTTTATTATTGGAAGCGACAATCTTTCAGAGATAGTGAAGTGGTACAAGGCAGAAGAGATTTTAAGAAGATACCCTCTTATTGTTCTTCCACGAGAAAGAGATTTGTGTGCGATAAAAAAGGAAATAGAAAAGCTTTCTTCTAAATATGCTCAAGAGATTACTTTGATTCAGATGCCTATTGTTGATATATCTTCAACAGAGATAAGAAAACTAATTCGCCAGAACAAAAGTATAAGATATATGGTTCATCCAAAGGTGGAAGAATATATTAAGAGAAAGGGGCTTTACAAAAGGTGA